From a region of the Bactrocera tryoni isolate S06 unplaced genomic scaffold, CSIRO_BtryS06_freeze2 scaffold_741, whole genome shotgun sequence genome:
- the LOC120781934 gene encoding uncharacterized protein LOC120781934, which produces MPVKAEVQAQSKLLRECRVIAAKTHHSISRITGDLEDEHYVELASKLPMSSEEHVRFVEDKLSQKESTDAMMRLILKSKGAKGSVDGVLRGLFSEDVMYHYFLTRIKAVYVGSSGDLWP; this is translated from the exons atGCCAGTGAAGGCCGAGGTGCAGGCGCAAAGTAAATTATTGCGCGAATGCCGCGTCATAGCGGCAAAGACGCACCATTCAATTAGCCGCATCACCGGTGATTTGGAGGACGagcattacgtggagctcgctTCGAAACTGCCCATGTCATCGGAAGAGCACGTGCGCTTCGTGGAAGACAAACTTTCCCAAAAGGAAAGCACGGATGCTAtg atgcGGCTAATATTGAAATCAAAGGGCGCAAAAGGCAGTGTGGACGGCGTACTTCGTGGTTTGTTTTCAGAGGATGTAATGTACCATTATTTCCTGACAAGGATAAAAGCAGTATATGTGGGGAGCTCCGGAGATTTGTGGCCTTAA